One genomic window of Fusarium fujikuroi IMI 58289 draft genome, chromosome FFUJ_chr01 includes the following:
- a CDS encoding related to ribonuclease P protein subunit p30, translating into MIYDLNIAWSPTTKDEQLLQTLTRASTLGYSTVALNHTLTLPLPANNTAPFPTIEPKPGSKLPNILHRATLPLSDPSANNYRIPSLISTYDIIAARPLTDKAFQNACLTLDVPIISLDLTQDLQFHLKPKPCMAAINRGIRFEVCYGQVINGDDRGRPRFISNLQSLIRATRGRGIMISSEAKNALSLRAPADVINMLNFMGGLSNEKGFEGFGEVSRSVVVNEGIKRNGFKGVINIVEVAEKEKGSEKDGDGKKSKNKGQNQNQKRKTGDEDTQQISKRQAKKMKLASRNAASEKE; encoded by the coding sequence ATGATTTACGATCTGAATATCGCCTGGTCACCAACGACCAAAGATGAACAGCTTCTCCAAACACTCACTCGCGCATCGACGCTCGGGTACTCAACCGTCGCGCTGAACCACACGCTCACGCTGCCGCTTCCCGCCAACAACACCGCGCCCTTCCCGACGATAGAACCCAAGCCAGGCTCCAAACTTCCAAACATCCTCCACCGCGCGACTCTTCCTCTCTCAGATCCTTCAGCAAACAACTACCGAATCCCATCGCTCATCTCTACATACGACATCATCGCGGCCCGTCCACTGACGGACAAGGCCTTTCAGAATGCTTGTCTGACGCTTGACGTACCCATCATATCACTCGACTTGACGCAGGACTTGCAATTCCATCTAAAGCCGAAGCCATGCATGGCTGCTATTAACCGTGGTATCCGCTTCGAGGTCTGCTATGGCCAAGTGATCAATGGCGACGATCGAGGGCGCCCAAGGTTTATCTCAAACTTGCAAAGTCTCATCCGGGCGACGCGCGGCAGGGGCATTATGATTAGCAGCGAAGCTAAGAATGCGCTATCCCTACGAGCGCCTGCCGACGTGATAAACATGCTCAATTTTATGGGAGGCTTAAGCAACGAGAAGGGCTTTGAAGGGTTTGGGGAAGTGTCTCGATCTGTTGTGGTAAATGAGGGCATCAAGAGGAATGGATTCAAGGgcgtcatcaacatcgttgaAGTGgccgagaaagaaaagggcTCAGAAAAAGATGGGGATGGCAAGAAATCAAAGAACAAGGGTCAAAATCAGAATCAAAAGCGCAAGACTGGCGATGAGGATACACAGCAGATCAGTAAACggcaggccaagaagatgaagctggcCTCGAGGAATGCAGCAAGTGAGAAGGAATAA